The uncultured Carboxylicivirga sp. genomic interval ATATCTATTCTGTCGAGTTTTATTATTAATGTAGGTCTGAGCTATTTTTCTTGTGCTCATATGTATTTCGACATAAGAGCATTTAATTGGTTGGCATACCTTTTTTATTCAAGTATGTTGTTTGTAATATCCTACCATCTAATCAATAAAGAATTAAAAGTTTACTACTCCTTTGTAATATATTATTTGATGTTTTTAGTGCATCGAATAGGTACCTATTTAGGTGTTTGTCTTTTATCAGGTGATTTTATTGCATTTTTTAATCCTGAATTTTATAGGTACTTGTTTTATTCTGGGTTATTTGGAGGTGTTTATTTATTATTCAATAAAATAATAACAAAGAAGGGTTAAAATACCCAGTAATACACCGAATCATGCAATGTTATCTTTTGCTTTTTCCTTAGTCGAGAGCCATTCTTTCCCTATAATAGTTATACATGAAAATTGGAAAATAAAAAGTACATATGAAAAAAATAGGTGTTTATTTAGTAATAGGATTCATTCTATCGAACTGTTCTCAATCGAAATATGATTATAAAACTGAGAATGTATTACTCGATTGTTTTTATACCCAATATAAAGAAAGTGGTGTTGATATAAAATTAACCATTAATCGAATTGAAGATGTTTTAGTGAAGCACAATATTCTTGATGATAAATCGGGTAGGAGTTATATTAAGATGATTGATAAAATAAAAGAGGATAATGAGTTGGATATTAATAACCCGGATTTGATTCAAGATATTAATTCCATTGGATATAGGCCATCAAGCGTTTCGTGTAGCGATTTATCAGTTACTAATTTGCTTGATTCGGCAAGTTTATCTCAATCAAAACTTAAATATCTGGTGGCAATATTTGATTCGATACAAGTAAAAGGAAATATTTCGCCATCAATAATTGCACAGGAAATTCTGGAGGTTTTTGATGCAAAGGATTTTGAAAATGATTATTACCGTACCATTGGCTTGGTTATGTTTTCGACACTGATAAAAATGAATGATTGCGATAATGGACTATTCAGACAATTACCTCCATTGGAAAAAGAAGAGGCTCAACCTGTTTTTGAACCACAGAATGTATTTAGTATTTTAATCAACAATAAGGATGAAATGCTGGCAAACGGTCGACCAGCCAATTTATCCGAATTAAAGCCAATGATAAAGAAGTTTATTATGGAATCGTCTGATAAGGTAACTATTGATTTGCCCAATAGAGGAAAATATATGTCCTCAAAAGGAGTGGTGTCAATCCAGAGCTCCAATGGTACTTCATATCAGTTTTACTTGTTAGTTCAAAATGAATTATTATCAGCTTATAACGAAATAAGAAATACGTATTCAATAAAAATTTTTGAATTAAAATTCGACCAGTTAAGCGATGAGCAAAAGGAAATAATAAAGAAGATTGTTCCTCAGAGAATATCAGAAGGCAATCCTTCAGTGCATTCATAGATTAATTACAAACGAAATTACTATTTTTAAACCTATGTTCAGCTGCTGTTAGCTGTACGTCAACCTAACTCAAAAACGATTAAGATGAATATTTTTATCATCATTTGGATAATTTGGTGTACCTCAGAAGTTTTGTTGAATCGCTTGATTCGATCTGGTTCAACGGATAAGAAAAATCAGGACAAAGGATCCTTAGTCTTTATTTGGGTTATGATTACCATAGCTATTACTTTGGGAGTTGTATTTGCTAATTTCATTGATACTAAAATAAGTACTCAGCTTTTAATCCCCTATATTGGCCTTGCAACAATCGTTTTAGGTATAGTATTAAGGTTCGTTTCCATTTATACTTTAGGTAAGTTTTTTACAGTAGATGTTACCATTCGCCATAATCATGAAATTAAAAAGGATGGGTTTTATAAAATAGTCCGGCACCCATCATATTCCGGAGCATTGTTGTCTTTCTTGGGTTTTGGCGTATCGCTCAATAACTGGTTGAGTTTGCTAGTAATTGTAGTGCTTGTTGGCAGTGCTTTTCTATATCGCATTAAAATTGAAGAAAAAGCTTTGATAAACCATTTTGGAACTGATTATTTAGATTATAAGAAGCATACATATCGATTGATTCCATGGGTGTATTAATGTAAAATTTTTGGTTAATGAATCGCTTATTTAATGCACGGTCATTTGCTATCTATTTATCATTATATGAATAAGAGTAGGAGAGCTATGCGTTTTTGTTATTTAAGGTTGGATGTGTTTAGTATCAGAGTATTCAGTTGAACGATCCAAGTTAAGAGAGTTAAATATTTTTTGACCTTTCGATGTAAGATATGGATATAAAGTTTGAAGGATCATCTTAGAGTAAGTTGAAACTACTTTTTTCGACATTTTCGTGTTCTGTATTACTGCATCCGAAATCCAAAAATTACCAAGTATCGTTAAGCGTTTAAATAAATAACTAAATTCATTAGGTACAGCTTCAGTTCTCATTAAATTAAACTTGATTAGTTGTTCAAATATTGCCAGAAATTGCTTTTCTCTTTCTTTAGTTAATTCAACGTAATGATCTTTTATTTTTGAGTTTTCGCGCATTATTTGCATAAAATCCAGAAGAAAAAAACGGTATTCATAAAATACTGCCATTGTGTTATGAATATTCATCATCAACGAGCTTAAAACTGTGTCCGATTCTTCTATCTGAACTTGGGTAATTCGGCTATTCATTACTTCAACCAGCTGAAAATACAAGGTTTCAATTATATCTTCGCGTTTTTTGAAGTGGTAATTTAAATTACCTTGACTAATGTTCATTTTATTGGCAATTGTTCGAAGAGTAACGTTCGATAATCCTTCCGAATTAAATAAATCAAGTGCTGTATCAATAATGACTTCCTTTGTTTTTTTCATGGTTATCAAAGATAAACATTTTAGTACATGTGACCTAATTTGTAAATTAATTAGTACATTTGACCTAAATGTTATTTCTATGAAAAAAGTAAGAGAAGAACAAACTGTTTTAACTCAAGACTTAAATGAGTTATTGCCAAAAATTGACTTTTGCGATACATTTGCTACAACTAATCATGAAAATAGTATGCAGCAAATTGCTCATTTAGTTTTTAATACAACTCCTGGATGGGTTAAAATACTGTTTTCGATTAGAAATAAAATAGTGGGAGTTTTTGGTTTAAAAACTAAGATGCCAGATGATTATAATGAGGAATATAAAGTTGGTGGCTACGTGAAATTTTTTAAGATCTATTCTATCTCGGATAATGAAGTAGTTTTAGGAGCCAATGATTCTCATCTCAACTTTCGGGCAGTAATTACTAACAATCATTCAAATGAGTTTAATATTAAGGTAACTACATTGGTTGAGTTTAATAATACTACAGGAAAAATTTATATGGGAGTTATCAAGCCTTTTCATCGACAAGTTGTAAAACGAATGGTGAAGAATGCATTTAAAGAAGCATTATAGGTGGGACAGATGCTTTATTTTTCATTTATCAAGTAGGATAAGAAGGTTTCGACCGACTCATAATTATTGCTAATTAATTTCTTTTTAAGTCGCATTATACACATTGATTTTTTGTTCATTAGTAGGCTAATTGCTAGTTTAGTACTAACTTATTATCTAAACCTATGCGTTCGTTCATTCTTATTTTATTGTTATTGTTCAAGACTTCTTTTTTATTTGCTCAGAATATAAATGGTAGAATAGTTGATTCCGAATCTTTAATAGGCGTTGAGTACGCTACAATTGTACTTCCACAAACACAAACAGGAGTTGTTTCAAATCAAAAGGGTTATTTTAATCTAAATGTAAGTAATTGTAATAATTCAATTTATTTAAAGGTTTCTGCTCTTGGATATTCACCAGACTCCGTTTTGTTAGATAATATTCTTGATTCTGATACTCTTCAAATAAAGCTAAGTCGAAAGGTGTTTAATCTGGAGGAGATTGTTGTTAAGCCTACTTATAATAAAATGGTTAAATTAGGAGTTAGCAAAGAGCCCAAAAGAATAATGTGGAATTATGGTTTACCCGGTTTACAACGAGCCATATTTATCGACAATACAAAAAAGAATCTAACTTATATATTTCATCAATTGGTGTTTATATTGATACTATCGGTTTTTCAGATGCTCCATTAAGAATTAGAGTATTAACGAAGGCTGCTAATGGTATGCCCGGTAAAGATCTGTTAGAGTCGAATGTGATTTTACGCAACGCTAATGCAGGTGAATACAACCAGATTGATATAAGCGAAAACCAAATAGCATTTCCTAAATCAGGAGTATTTGTTTTCATTGAATGGTTAAGAGATGGAGACGAATATTATTACACTAAAAAAATACGGAATGGGAATAATCCTCCTTTTAAACTTAAAGGATACGGACCAACACTAGGCATTATATCCACTAAAGATCAATCGGAGTATTGGAAAAAACTGGTAGGAGAGCAATGGGCGAATAACTCTGAAAAAAGTAAGCGTATTCATCCAATGATTTTTATAAGTGTTTTTGAAGAATGATTGAACAATAGGAATTCCATTTGTAATTATATTGACACGCAACCTTGTTTATTAATAATGCGTCTAGCAGAAAAAAACTATGAAAAATTATCTTTTTGTACTAGTAGGGGTATTGCTCTTGATTTCATGTGATAAGAATGATGATCTAATTATTGATGATGATACTTATCTTCAACTTGCTTATGATAAAAGTTATCAATATCCGAATGGCTTTTATTTTGAAAAAACGCTAAGTGGATCTGTTTACTATGAAAATACAGTAAGTATAAAACCAATTAAAGAAAGAGAAAGTAAATGGATTGAGCTAAGCACTAATGATAAGAAACAAGCAAAGTTATGGTCCGATTTATCTAATGATTATAGTTCTGTTAATAGGAGGGTGACAAGTGAAAATCAGACAGAGAAATATTTTGAGTTTGTAAGAACAAATAGCAACAATGCTAATGATATTGTTCTTTCCCGGATTCATCGATCAAGTTATTTTATATTCCAATATGATAAATTTAAAGACATTGATACAATTGGTATATATAATGGTGAACAGTCAACAGAAAAAGTTAAGGAACTAGTAGAGTATTTGTGGGATTGTAAAGCGTTAGGATTCTCTGATAAAGTGATTGAAAATCAGATTTCAGAAACTGATAAAAACTTCACCTATAGTATTATTTCGCTAAATATTGTCTTTGGTGATTTTGGTATATATGACATGGTATATGTGTATAATAATGAGTTTAAATTAGATAAATCAACTAAGGTTGTAAATGTAAAAAGACAATTGATTAAAGAAATACAAGGTAAATATAATGCAAATACAATGGAGGATTAGATTATTTACATTCTGATTTTTGTGGCATGTTAGTGGCAAAATTGTTGTTGATAATCTTAACTATGGTACTTACATTTATAAGTATCCAATTTTGAATAGTACAGGAGGATACGAAAGAGTTGCAGCATTTCAAATTAATAAAGGAAAAGATAAAACACTAACTTTCCCTTATTCGGGTGGTTATTATCGGTGGTTTTGTTAAATTAGAAAGCTAATATAAATCCATTAGAACAAAGAAAAATGAACAGTGAACTTATTAATGCTTTAAAACTTAAAATGCAACCGGTAGCTGTACTGCTAACCGATGAAAAGCCCGAAGATGGAATGCAATTTAAAGAAGATAACTGGACAGGATGTGTTGCTTCTATGATGGTTGCTTCCAGTAAAAAAAGCCGTTTGGCTGTTTTTGATCGTAAAACGTTTGGCTGCCCCGGAGGTGGAGTTAGTCTGGGTTTTGGCAACTGTTATGGTCATTTTCCTATTGAGAGTCTTCTGTCAACCGGAAATAAGGAAGCGGCTGCACAAATGGGTATGGGCCGAATAATGGAAGAGGGAGAACGCCTGTATAAAAGTCCTGAGTTGGCACATAAATGGGTAGAGTCATTACCAATGACTGATGTGCCTACCCAATATGTTGTGTTCAAGCCATGGGATAAGCTTACAGAACAGGATGAGCCAGAGATGTTGGTGTTTTTTACAAATCCCGATCAATTATCAGCTTTGGTGGTAATGGCAGATTATAACCGAGGAACCAACCAAAGTGTTATGGCACCTTTTGGTGGAGCTTGTCAATCGATTTTATATGGTTTGGATGAAGCTAAGAAAGAAGAACCTCGTTGTATGATTGGTTTCTTTGATATTTTGAAACGTACAATAGTTGATAAAGATCTTTTGACCATGACTGTGCCTTATAACTTATTTAAAGAGATGGAATCAAATGTTGAAACAAGTTTCATCAGAACACCCGAATGGGAGAAGATTCAAGAACGTTTGTAATTCAATTTATAAACAAGATAGTGAATGGAAGCTGTTATCGATGATAGGGCTTCCTTTTTTTTTATTAAAAAAGGGAGTTTTATCTTCTTATTTTTGATTGCTCATTATTAAAGATAAAAATCGCTAATTCATACAATTTTATTGATAAATTACTAGATTTGAGTGCTTATTAGTTATAGAACTAATTACTATCAATCGAACCTGTATTTATAATTAAATTAACCCAATATTGTATGAAGACAAGACTACACCTTCTGATTTTGCTATGTAGTATTCTTACTGTCATATCCTGCCAAAAGGAAGAAGATCCTACCTTTAATATCACTTTTAACATTGTTGATGACGGTCAACCGATACCAAGTGGTGAGGTTGTATTTAATAATATTTCAAAATATATAGATGTAAATGGTGAAGTTGTTTTCGAAAACAATAAACCAGGTAATTATAAATATTCAGTTTATTGTAATAATTATGATCCTATTGAAAACGTTTCTGTTACAATTGAGGGTTCAGATGTTACTAAGAATGTAAATTTGAATTTAACATTAATAGATGTTGTAATCAAAGTGGGGGAATACAATAGTGATACAAAGATTGCAAATGCAAAAGTGGAATTAGAAGGTTATGAACCTCAATATACAGATGCAGATGGTAAAGTAGTTTTTTCGGCTATACCCAATACTACTGTAAAATTATCAGTTACTTCCGATGGCTATGCAACCTATATTAATGATGAATTTAATATAGGAGGCTACGAAACTACAACTGGTGTTGGACTCTTACCGGCTTGCAATGTAACATTTAAGGTTACTCAAAATAGTGCTCCAGTGGAAGGCGCTACAGTAAAATTAAAGGGGTTGTTGGGTAGTACTATTGATGAAACCAGTGTAACTGATGATAATGGCGTGGTAACGTTTGAGAAAATTCTTTCGTCTCAAACCCTTTTGTATACAATAGAAAAAGGAGATCACGGAGATTATGATTTGTTTACAACAGCAAGAAATGATTTAGATTTTGATATTAAAGTTGGTGAAATAGCTAAAGACATTGATGGAAACATGTATAAGGTTGTTACCATTGGAACTCAAAAGTGGATGGCGAGTAATTTACGTACTTCCAGATTTAATGATGGTACAGAAATTCCTGAAATTGTTGATAATACCGAATGGAAAACTTCTACTTCAGCAGGTTTTTGTTGGTATCAATATTTTACATATGAAGAACAAATAAAATTTGGTCCACTTTATAATTGGTACTGCATTGATACTGAAAAACTATGTCCGGAAGGATGGCATGTGGCAACTATTGAAGAATGGAATACTTTGGAAGAGTTTATTAAAAATGATCAAGGTGCTGAATATATCGGTAGTTATGTGAAATCTAAAGAAGAGTGGAGTCAGCAAGGTAATGGAACCGACATTTATGGTTTGTCAATATATCCGGCAGGACATAGAAGTTCATCAGCGGGAGGAATAAGTGCACAGTATAATTCTGCTGAATTTTGGATGAGAGAAGCCGAAGATGATACTCATGCCTACATGAGAGAATTTAGTTATGCTAATGATTACTTTATGAATATCTATGGATATTATAAGTGGAATGGTTACAGTATTAGGTGTATTGCCGATTAATCTATTTAGCAGAAGCTTGATTTTCTATTCATATATAAAGGTGATAGATAAGATCTAATTGCACTATTATATCATTATCGTTTTATTTATAGTATAGTGTGTAGGGCACGAATATTGTATATTTACATGACCAGACATTTAAAACTACTGCAATGAAACGAGTGAAAGAGAAGATGGGATTAAAACGAGTGAGTTTTTTATATCAATTAACAGGATTCTTTTTGTTGGTTGTAGTTATTTGTATGAGTTGTTCTTCCAACTCGCCAGCACCCGAATATAATCCAGGTGGTGATCCTGCAGAACCACCTTTTGAAGGGCAATCAAGCTATACAATTGAATTAGATAAATGGAATATTGATAATACTGGACATAATGCTGAGGCAACAACCAATAATCTACAGGCTGCAATTGATTGGGCGGTTGATAACAATTATGATGTAGTGAATCTTCCTGCAGGTATTTATTTAGTAGGTATCGAGCGAAGTGATATTTACACAGGAGGAATTGAGCTACATGATAGTCTTGTTTTTCAAATGGATGATAATGCCGAGATTCGAATGAAACCTCATGATAGATGGA includes:
- a CDS encoding isoprenylcysteine carboxylmethyltransferase family protein; amino-acid sequence: MNIFIIIWIIWCTSEVLLNRLIRSGSTDKKNQDKGSLVFIWVMITIAITLGVVFANFIDTKISTQLLIPYIGLATIVLGIVLRFVSIYTLGKFFTVDVTIRHNHEIKKDGFYKIVRHPSYSGALLSFLGFGVSLNNWLSLLVIVVLVGSAFLYRIKIEEKALINHFGTDYLDYKKHTYRLIPWVY
- a CDS encoding TetR/AcrR family transcriptional regulator, coding for MKKTKEVIIDTALDLFNSEGLSNVTLRTIANKMNISQGNLNYHFKKREDIIETLYFQLVEVMNSRITQVQIEESDTVLSSLMMNIHNTMAVFYEYRFFLLDFMQIMRENSKIKDHYVELTKEREKQFLAIFEQLIKFNLMRTEAVPNEFSYLFKRLTILGNFWISDAVIQNTKMSKKVVSTYSKMILQTLYPYLTSKGQKIFNSLNLDRSTEYSDTKHIQP
- a CDS encoding DUF2867 domain-containing protein — its product is MKKVREEQTVLTQDLNELLPKIDFCDTFATTNHENSMQQIAHLVFNTTPGWVKILFSIRNKIVGVFGLKTKMPDDYNEEYKVGGYVKFFKIYSISDNEVVLGANDSHLNFRAVITNNHSNEFNIKVTTLVEFNNTTGKIYMGVIKPFHRQVVKRMVKNAFKEAL
- a CDS encoding carboxypeptidase-like regulatory domain-containing protein, producing the protein MRSFILILLLLFKTSFLFAQNINGRIVDSESLIGVEYATIVLPQTQTGVVSNQKGYFNLNVSNCNNSIYLKVSALGYSPDSVLLDNILDSDTLQIKLSRKVFNLEEIVVKPTYNKMVKLGVSKEPKRIMWNYGLPGLQRAIFIDNTKKNLTYIFHQLVFILILSVFQMLH
- a CDS encoding DUF169 domain-containing protein, encoding MNSELINALKLKMQPVAVLLTDEKPEDGMQFKEDNWTGCVASMMVASSKKSRLAVFDRKTFGCPGGGVSLGFGNCYGHFPIESLLSTGNKEAAAQMGMGRIMEEGERLYKSPELAHKWVESLPMTDVPTQYVVFKPWDKLTEQDEPEMLVFFTNPDQLSALVVMADYNRGTNQSVMAPFGGACQSILYGLDEAKKEEPRCMIGFFDILKRTIVDKDLLTMTVPYNLFKEMESNVETSFIRTPEWEKIQERL
- a CDS encoding FISUMP domain-containing protein, with protein sequence MKTRLHLLILLCSILTVISCQKEEDPTFNITFNIVDDGQPIPSGEVVFNNISKYIDVNGEVVFENNKPGNYKYSVYCNNYDPIENVSVTIEGSDVTKNVNLNLTLIDVVIKVGEYNSDTKIANAKVELEGYEPQYTDADGKVVFSAIPNTTVKLSVTSDGYATYINDEFNIGGYETTTGVGLLPACNVTFKVTQNSAPVEGATVKLKGLLGSTIDETSVTDDNGVVTFEKILSSQTLLYTIEKGDHGDYDLFTTARNDLDFDIKVGEIAKDIDGNMYKVVTIGTQKWMASNLRTSRFNDGTEIPEIVDNTEWKTSTSAGFCWYQYFTYEEQIKFGPLYNWYCIDTEKLCPEGWHVATIEEWNTLEEFIKNDQGAEYIGSYVKSKEEWSQQGNGTDIYGLSIYPAGHRSSSAGGISAQYNSAEFWMREAEDDTHAYMREFSYANDYFMNIYGYYKWNGYSIRCIAD